One window of Akkermansia biwaensis genomic DNA carries:
- a CDS encoding autotransporter domain-containing protein: MRLHLPIALLAAVLACYTSVSLAVPTSESPAWGADSTFNNNEPANEYSVTGSQSVNLDVNSGNNNYSTGLYIGAGSSFTINQNANGACTINLNGAFAGEGNLTLVAANGNAGYASKFVLGSQESSFSGNIILSQKGTQPGGAILQITGMALANATVDLSGSINQSSSALTLQISNAASLAGLNDADGFSGTHKGRVQSANSSRANLTLTGNGNYTYGGSIGATTQHSGVNGNTTPTGGINLIMAGTGTQNLTGTVINANITAQGGILNINNSSLAYSGIITMAGGTLDFTSATLGANAVLNMNGTGVLKNAAIAGAKLTYTESGSSFTKENVTFTSGTIDIGGALDSLVEGEQGYTFDLGNNLGTNFTVTGLETGQYSIEGSVLTIEDEAISRVTWVSAGEGGALEETVKNAFTLALGERSAANVSLGYLNGTLTTSGDKVYQITNTGGTKINLSGVYNSGAPLPSGNLNYQGDIWIDINGGAFGIIAGGVTNEWGTNLQTSTLTGDTHVQLSGNATAEHVIGGNTKGASTTLTGSTNVTVKDKAIVAGAIIGGSTSSHNAVTIITGNTNVLVTNIQYSNNATVNLGDFGNVTDQNFITGGSAWTANQVSGTTIQGSTSVTVDLSNAELSGTDGQNNFVKNIYGGSYANTKSVSNGGIQKVEGSSSVTITGKEGVIFTGNIMGGSFWNWGNGTTLTTNGNTGVSIDGGSTFTGMIVGGSWRGSTWTAEDAAALPVSIGGSVTVTLGAGTYLGDIYGAGNCGTVGGDVLVSLTEGSVFGAEGEEGGIIIGGSAGATVGGDRTLELKGSFGATDFQHTTFTQFDKINVSGEGSSATIYALTDSPALTKTGAGDLKLGADAAEAETILGGITEGISIMEGSLNLSGADGSHMKGTLNIAAGSRLTGVTGSVTVGEGGLDGLTIALGTENIGQDTQASDAVISNGSGTGSDPNLAIAGEGLTLDLSNDAVVNLLLDHKTDDTSSYLTLTSGTLTVGNLGDIAFTTDLLTNYGIRVTGTDGGSLVLSGAATGLYRVQAEGGNAHEVNSYQTLSGYAGVVIGSGQTLTVNLAGTPGEEDGEGAKINNLIGASGSSLVVNNTGDGTAVVILNNKEMTTGEDDIDPAGQDTVMGGSITGGSNVAFIKEGTGTLTVGGTMNMETLTLREGGIVLNGAENSLGTLTLEGGGLTINGNAGIGILTATEAGGTLTIKGALDLTGTSSMDYGTITGTGSLRIQEGAELSLSGEARLDGTAVTANGTLNLSGKEAGTISSLSGTGALSMNGGSLSISSATSSAGTFAGTLEGDGTLNISGKTTQCLQTGNANYNLAVRDGGILVLKGTADAPTLNYNSITAENNGTLRIEATGDAQGSANTTLNVESITFQNGSTTELIYNFNQDGPFDAPMLTAATITIQDGANFLLSNMEGNATMNAGNDLHDVILMSATDNISGLEEGQSLAAQISGLFAVYYQDATLSRDGNDILLNATLRQENLFAPAAGTWNSAAGASLLWEARKNLDSDSQLAQFMNGVSTMISNGNLSGAARSMAAAAGSTVNALGTAQRDALREQMGWIRNRTNQMGVNPAYINEDLPYFHMWMEGTGSYAQLDTKGDESGYKLTTWGGTFGVDVDLSDSFTMGAAFTANYGDLTASAADTADGHLDSYYANLFGRYQSKRWAHTLILTGGWNDAKLNRTVDYGAGSYRTEGSTNGWGLGAMYELTYDIYLNEDRSSILQPLFNASVVTTRMDGYRETGAGNAGLSVDKQEWTTGTLALGGRWMGLVGSNLFGREALAELRVNAAQDLGDDRGETAVGFLANPGYTQQVRGAKVGRTALQIGAGLSVPVGTQGTIFVNGNADIRDGASSLNGSIGYRYDF; this comes from the coding sequence ATGCGTCTACACCTGCCTATTGCTCTGCTGGCGGCTGTTCTGGCTTGTTACACCAGTGTTTCCCTGGCCGTCCCAACATCTGAATCCCCCGCATGGGGAGCGGACTCCACCTTTAATAACAATGAGCCCGCCAATGAGTATTCAGTTACTGGGAGCCAATCCGTCAACCTTGATGTAAATTCAGGAAACAACAATTATTCCACAGGACTTTATATCGGAGCAGGCTCCTCGTTTACCATTAATCAGAATGCGAACGGCGCCTGTACCATCAATTTGAACGGGGCATTTGCCGGAGAAGGAAATTTAACGCTGGTAGCGGCTAACGGCAATGCCGGCTATGCCTCCAAGTTTGTGCTTGGTTCCCAAGAAAGCAGTTTTTCCGGGAACATTATCCTTTCCCAGAAGGGGACGCAGCCCGGCGGCGCCATTCTCCAGATTACGGGAATGGCTCTCGCCAACGCAACGGTAGATTTGTCAGGCTCAATCAATCAAAGTTCCAGCGCCCTGACGTTGCAAATTTCCAATGCCGCCTCTCTGGCCGGTTTAAATGATGCCGACGGCTTCAGCGGAACACATAAGGGGCGCGTCCAGTCGGCTAATTCCTCCAGAGCGAATCTTACCCTGACGGGTAACGGAAATTACACGTATGGGGGAAGTATCGGGGCAACCACGCAGCATTCCGGAGTAAACGGCAACACTACTCCCACGGGAGGAATAAATCTGATTATGGCCGGAACAGGTACGCAAAACCTGACGGGAACCGTCATCAACGCGAATATCACGGCCCAAGGAGGCATCCTGAATATCAATAATTCTTCCTTGGCTTATTCCGGAATAATCACCATGGCAGGAGGAACGCTGGATTTCACCTCCGCCACTCTGGGGGCAAATGCCGTTCTGAACATGAACGGCACCGGCGTATTGAAAAACGCAGCCATTGCCGGAGCCAAGCTAACCTATACGGAATCCGGATCCTCCTTTACCAAGGAAAATGTAACTTTCACTTCAGGCACCATTGACATCGGCGGCGCGCTTGACAGCCTGGTGGAGGGAGAACAGGGATACACGTTTGATTTAGGAAACAACCTCGGTACGAATTTTACCGTTACGGGATTAGAGACAGGGCAATATAGTATAGAAGGCAGCGTGCTGACGATAGAAGACGAGGCGATATCCCGTGTGACGTGGGTATCTGCGGGAGAGGGAGGGGCATTGGAAGAAACGGTCAAGAACGCCTTTACGCTGGCTCTTGGGGAGAGGAGTGCGGCCAACGTCAGCCTGGGATATCTGAACGGGACCCTGACGACCAGCGGGGACAAAGTCTATCAAATCACCAACACCGGCGGAACTAAAATCAACCTGTCCGGGGTATACAACAGCGGGGCGCCCCTGCCGTCCGGCAACCTCAACTACCAGGGGGACATATGGATAGACATCAACGGAGGAGCATTCGGCATCATCGCCGGAGGTGTCACCAATGAATGGGGCACCAACCTCCAGACCAGCACGCTGACTGGGGACACCCATGTGCAGCTCTCTGGAAACGCCACGGCGGAACACGTCATCGGCGGGAACACCAAGGGAGCGAGCACCACCCTGACGGGCAGCACAAACGTTACCGTCAAGGATAAAGCCATCGTGGCCGGAGCCATCATCGGAGGAAGCACTTCCTCCCATAATGCCGTCACCATCATCACAGGAAACACAAACGTCCTGGTCACCAACATCCAGTATAGCAACAACGCGACCGTCAACCTGGGAGACTTCGGCAACGTAACAGACCAGAACTTCATCACGGGCGGCAGCGCATGGACGGCCAACCAGGTTTCAGGGACGACAATCCAAGGCAGCACCTCGGTAACTGTTGATTTAAGCAATGCGGAACTCTCCGGCACAGACGGGCAAAACAACTTCGTCAAAAACATCTATGGGGGCAGTTACGCAAACACGAAATCCGTAAGCAACGGAGGCATACAAAAAGTGGAAGGCAGTTCAAGCGTCACCATCACCGGGAAAGAAGGAGTCATCTTCACGGGCAACATCATGGGCGGCTCTTTCTGGAACTGGGGGAACGGCACCACGCTGACCACCAACGGAAACACCGGCGTCTCCATTGACGGAGGCTCCACCTTCACAGGCATGATCGTGGGCGGCTCCTGGAGAGGAAGCACATGGACGGCGGAAGACGCCGCAGCCCTGCCCGTCAGCATTGGCGGCAGCGTCACCGTCACCCTTGGGGCGGGGACCTACCTGGGCGACATCTACGGGGCAGGCAACTGCGGCACGGTAGGAGGCGACGTACTCGTCTCTCTGACGGAAGGAAGCGTCTTTGGAGCAGAAGGGGAAGAAGGCGGCATCATCATTGGAGGAAGCGCCGGAGCGACGGTAGGGGGAGACAGGACGCTCGAACTCAAGGGAAGCTTTGGAGCCACGGACTTCCAACACACAACCTTCACCCAATTTGACAAAATCAACGTTAGCGGAGAAGGGAGCTCCGCCACCATCTACGCGCTGACCGACAGCCCGGCCCTGACCAAAACCGGAGCGGGAGACCTGAAACTCGGGGCAGACGCGGCAGAAGCAGAAACCATCCTCGGCGGAATCACGGAAGGAATTTCCATCATGGAAGGCAGCCTGAACCTCTCCGGAGCCGACGGCAGCCATATGAAGGGGACGTTGAATATCGCCGCCGGCTCCCGTCTGACCGGAGTCACCGGATCCGTAACTGTAGGAGAAGGAGGCCTGGACGGGCTTACCATTGCCCTTGGGACGGAAAACATCGGCCAGGATACGCAAGCATCCGACGCTGTCATCAGCAACGGCAGCGGAACGGGAAGCGACCCGAACCTGGCCATTGCGGGAGAAGGGCTGACGCTGGACCTGAGCAACGACGCCGTTGTCAACCTTCTGCTGGACCACAAAACCGACGACACCTCCAGCTACCTGACCCTGACCAGCGGAACGCTGACCGTCGGTAACCTGGGCGACATTGCCTTCACTACCGACCTTCTGACCAACTACGGCATCCGGGTCACAGGAACGGACGGTGGCAGCTTGGTGCTCAGCGGAGCGGCCACCGGCCTCTACCGCGTGCAGGCGGAAGGAGGAAACGCTCACGAAGTCAACTCCTATCAAACGCTCTCCGGCTACGCCGGCGTTGTCATCGGCAGTGGCCAGACCTTGACGGTCAACCTGGCTGGAACTCCTGGAGAAGAAGACGGCGAAGGAGCTAAAATCAACAACCTGATAGGAGCCTCCGGCAGCAGCCTGGTCGTCAACAACACCGGAGATGGCACGGCCGTCGTCATTCTCAACAACAAAGAAATGACGACGGGAGAAGACGACATTGACCCGGCCGGCCAGGATACCGTCATGGGAGGCAGCATCACGGGAGGCAGCAACGTTGCCTTCATCAAGGAAGGAACCGGGACACTGACGGTTGGAGGAACGATGAACATGGAAACCCTTACTCTGCGTGAAGGCGGCATCGTACTCAACGGCGCGGAAAACTCCCTGGGCACCCTCACGCTGGAAGGAGGCGGCCTGACCATTAACGGCAACGCCGGAATCGGAATCCTCACCGCCACGGAAGCCGGAGGCACCCTGACTATTAAGGGCGCTCTCGACCTGACCGGAACAAGCAGCATGGATTACGGCACCATCACCGGAACCGGCTCCCTCCGCATTCAGGAAGGGGCGGAACTGTCCCTGAGCGGAGAAGCCCGGCTGGACGGAACCGCAGTCACCGCCAACGGCACGCTGAACCTCTCCGGAAAAGAAGCCGGCACCATCAGCAGCCTCTCCGGAACCGGCGCCCTGTCCATGAACGGAGGCAGTCTCTCCATCTCCTCGGCGACATCTTCCGCCGGAACCTTCGCCGGTACTCTAGAAGGCGACGGCACCCTGAACATCTCCGGGAAAACCACCCAATGCCTGCAAACCGGCAATGCGAACTACAACCTCGCCGTCCGTGACGGAGGCATTCTGGTCCTGAAAGGCACCGCGGACGCCCCCACGCTGAACTACAACAGCATCACCGCCGAAAACAACGGCACCCTGCGTATTGAAGCCACCGGGGACGCCCAGGGCAGCGCCAACACCACGCTCAACGTGGAAAGCATCACCTTCCAGAACGGTTCCACGACGGAATTGATCTACAATTTCAATCAGGATGGCCCCTTTGACGCTCCCATGCTGACGGCGGCCACCATCACCATACAGGACGGAGCCAACTTCCTCCTCTCCAACATGGAAGGCAATGCCACCATGAACGCAGGAAACGACCTCCATGACGTCATCCTGATGAGCGCCACCGACAACATCAGCGGCCTGGAAGAAGGGCAAAGCCTCGCCGCCCAGATATCCGGCCTCTTCGCCGTCTATTATCAGGACGCCACCCTGAGCCGCGACGGAAACGACATCCTGCTCAATGCCACACTCCGGCAGGAAAACCTCTTCGCCCCTGCGGCCGGTACGTGGAATTCCGCGGCCGGAGCCAGCCTGCTCTGGGAAGCCCGCAAAAACCTGGACTCCGACTCTCAACTGGCCCAATTCATGAATGGCGTCAGTACCATGATCAGCAACGGCAACCTGTCCGGGGCCGCTCGTTCCATGGCGGCGGCAGCGGGCTCCACGGTCAACGCCCTGGGCACTGCCCAGCGCGACGCCCTGCGCGAACAAATGGGATGGATACGCAACCGCACCAACCAAATGGGCGTCAACCCCGCCTACATCAACGAAGACCTTCCCTACTTCCACATGTGGATGGAAGGCACGGGCTCCTACGCCCAGCTGGACACTAAAGGTGATGAAAGCGGCTACAAGCTCACCACCTGGGGAGGCACCTTCGGGGTGGACGTGGACCTCAGCGACTCCTTCACGATGGGGGCGGCCTTCACGGCCAACTACGGCGACCTGACGGCCAGCGCGGCGGACACGGCCGATGGCCACCTGGACAGCTACTACGCCAACCTCTTCGGGCGCTACCAGAGCAAGAGATGGGCCCACACGCTCATCCTGACGGGCGGGTGGAACGACGCCAAACTCAACCGGACGGTGGACTACGGAGCGGGCAGCTACAGAACGGAAGGCAGCACCAACGGCTGGGGCCTTGGAGCGATGTATGAACTCACCTACGACATCTACCTCAACGAAGACAGGAGCAGCATCCTGCAGCCCCTGTTCAACGCCTCGGTGGTGACCACGCGCATGGACGGCTACCGTGAAACGGGAGCGGGCAACGCGGGTCTGAGCGTGGACAAGCAGGAATGGACGACGGGCACGCTTGCCCTGGGCGGCCGGTGGATGGGTCTTGTAGGCAGCAACCTCTTCGGAAGGGAAGCGCTGGCGGAACTGCGTGTCAACGCGGCCCAGGACCTGGGAGACGACCGTGGAGAAACGGCAGTGGGCTTCCTGGCCAACCCCGGCTACACGCAGCAAGTGCGTGGAGCGAAAGTAGGGAGGACGGCGTTGCAGATAGGAGCGGGTCTGAGCGTGCCGGTAGGGACGCAGGGGACGATCTTTGTGAACGGCAACGCGGACATCCGAGACGGAGCCAGCTCCCTGAACGGAAGCATAGGCTACCGCTACGACTTCTAA
- the alr gene encoding alanine racemase produces the protein MSCTSPPRAWAQIDTGALKHNLNVVRRIMPDHRLMAIVKAEAYGHGLEGVVKALDGEDCAFFGVATVAEACRVRDAGAKTCPFILGPCFAGEREEIVQNGWRAALSSLEEAEHFNSLGRLYNKPVHVHLGVDTGMGRSGFLPSELHGLTEKLKQFTFLDLEGVFSHLSAASDDISFTHGQISGFAEAVNELSQGHEYKFRHLCSSAAVFNYKVPCANMVRLGRILYGYSPMPSPHNKDLRPTLTLYSRITLIRTLPGNHGVSYNHCYITKGCTKVATIGIGYADGYLQYLSNQGARVYINGQYCPVLGRITMDQIMVDVTYMDQVNTGDLVEIMGPNVSWEELTRRANTIPSNVLTSISSRVPRIYV, from the coding sequence ATGAGTTGCACAAGCCCACCCAGAGCCTGGGCCCAGATTGATACCGGTGCGTTGAAGCACAATCTCAACGTCGTACGCCGCATCATGCCGGACCATCGTTTGATGGCCATTGTGAAGGCGGAGGCTTACGGACACGGTCTGGAAGGCGTGGTGAAGGCTTTGGACGGCGAGGATTGCGCCTTTTTCGGCGTGGCGACCGTGGCGGAAGCCTGCCGGGTGCGGGATGCGGGGGCCAAAACGTGCCCGTTCATTCTTGGTCCCTGTTTTGCGGGAGAGCGGGAGGAGATTGTCCAGAACGGCTGGCGCGCTGCCCTTTCCAGCCTGGAGGAGGCGGAACATTTCAATTCCCTGGGGAGACTGTACAACAAGCCCGTGCATGTCCACCTGGGCGTGGATACGGGTATGGGGCGCAGCGGTTTTCTGCCCAGTGAACTGCATGGCCTGACGGAGAAGCTTAAGCAGTTCACTTTCCTGGATTTGGAAGGCGTGTTTTCCCACCTTTCCGCGGCATCGGACGATATTTCCTTCACGCACGGCCAGATCAGCGGCTTTGCGGAGGCGGTGAATGAACTTTCCCAAGGGCACGAGTACAAGTTCCGCCATTTGTGCAGCAGCGCGGCCGTGTTCAATTACAAGGTGCCTTGCGCCAACATGGTGAGGCTGGGAAGAATCCTGTACGGGTATTCCCCCATGCCGTCTCCCCACAACAAGGACCTGCGTCCCACGCTGACGCTCTACAGCCGCATTACCCTGATACGCACGTTGCCGGGCAATCACGGCGTTTCCTACAACCATTGCTATATCACCAAGGGATGCACGAAGGTGGCGACTATCGGCATCGGCTATGCGGACGGCTATCTTCAGTATTTGTCCAACCAGGGAGCGCGGGTGTATATCAACGGCCAGTATTGCCCCGTTCTGGGACGCATTACCATGGACCAGATCATGGTGGACGTCACATACATGGACCAGGTGAATACCGGTGACTTGGTGGAGATCATGGGCCCCAATGTGAGCTGGGAAGAGCTGACGCGCCGCGCCAATACCATTCCGAGCAACGTGCTGACCAGCATCAGTTCCCGTGTTCCGCGGATTTACGTGTGA
- a CDS encoding ABC transporter ATP-binding protein, which produces MPEPLLQVNNLKMYFPVRSGIFLRQAGWVKAVDDVSFNIYPGETLGLVGESGCGKSTIGKSIVRLLKPTGGSILFNGQNIATLSQRKMRPLRPHIQMVFQDPAESLNQRQSIGQIVAEPFVIHRMGTPAERREWVRGLLDRVGLPDSAIDRFPFEFSGGQRQRIGIARALTLNPSLIILDEPVSALDVSVQSQVLNLLLELQEERKLSYLFIAHDLAVVKHISDRVAVMYLGKIVEISDAETIYQAPKHAYTKALLDAIPEPDPAKANTHQPLPGDVPSPINPPLGSAFGHRIQHPAYPETVGADLTPVEIEPGHWVAPDPCSLEPEDWNKLRQR; this is translated from the coding sequence ATGCCGGAACCACTCTTGCAAGTCAACAACCTGAAAATGTACTTTCCCGTCCGCTCCGGGATCTTCCTGCGCCAGGCGGGCTGGGTGAAGGCGGTGGACGACGTCTCCTTCAACATCTATCCCGGCGAAACGCTGGGGCTGGTGGGGGAATCCGGCTGCGGAAAATCCACCATCGGCAAAAGCATCGTGCGCCTGCTGAAGCCCACGGGAGGGTCCATCCTCTTCAACGGCCAGAACATCGCCACCCTTTCCCAGCGCAAAATGCGGCCCCTGCGGCCCCACATCCAGATGGTCTTCCAGGACCCTGCGGAATCACTCAACCAACGGCAATCCATCGGGCAGATCGTGGCGGAACCCTTCGTCATCCACCGAATGGGCACTCCGGCGGAACGCCGGGAATGGGTGCGCGGACTGCTGGACCGCGTAGGCCTGCCGGACAGCGCCATCGACCGCTTCCCCTTTGAATTTTCCGGCGGCCAGCGCCAGCGCATCGGCATCGCCCGCGCCCTCACGCTGAACCCCAGCCTCATTATTCTGGACGAACCCGTTTCCGCCCTGGACGTCTCCGTACAATCCCAGGTGCTCAACCTGCTCCTGGAACTCCAAGAGGAACGCAAGCTCTCCTACCTGTTCATCGCCCATGACCTGGCGGTGGTCAAACACATCTCCGACCGCGTGGCCGTCATGTACTTGGGAAAAATCGTGGAAATATCAGACGCGGAAACCATCTACCAGGCGCCCAAACACGCCTACACCAAAGCCCTGCTGGACGCCATTCCGGAACCGGACCCCGCCAAAGCCAACACGCACCAGCCGCTGCCGGGGGATGTGCCCTCCCCCATCAACCCGCCGCTTGGTTCCGCCTTCGGCCACCGCATCCAGCACCCCGCCTACCCGGAAACCGTGGGAGCGGACCTGACGCCCGTGGAAATAGAACCAGGCCACTGGGTAGCTCCGGACCCCTGCTCCCTGGAGCCGGAAGACTGGAACAAACTCCGCCAGAGATAA
- a CDS encoding ABC transporter ATP-binding protein — protein sequence MSEPLLEIKNLVTGFETESGLLKAVDGVSFTVPKGSCVGIVGESGCGKSVTAMSIVRLLPQPMGKILDGEILFQGRDLVQAKETDMHGIRGRHIGVIFQEPMTALNPVHSIGRQIGESLMLHRGLNAREARDAAIQLLQRVRIPAPEQRVDEFPHQLSGGMRQRVVIAIALACHPELIIADEPTTALDVTVQAQILSLLKDLQAEMGSSSILITHDLGVIAQSCDSVVVMYAGRVVEKAPVRELFSNPLHAYTRGLLASIPQLSSVRKTKLPTIPGQVASIADFVPGCRFCQRQGVPAEELTERPPLVEVTPGHFVEACPRCANL from the coding sequence GTGAGCGAACCCCTGTTGGAAATCAAGAACCTGGTCACCGGATTCGAGACGGAATCCGGCCTGCTGAAAGCGGTGGACGGCGTCAGCTTCACCGTCCCCAAGGGCTCCTGCGTAGGCATCGTGGGGGAATCCGGCTGCGGCAAGAGCGTCACGGCCATGTCCATCGTCCGCCTTCTGCCCCAGCCCATGGGAAAAATCCTGGACGGGGAAATCCTGTTCCAGGGACGCGACCTGGTCCAGGCCAAGGAAACGGACATGCACGGCATCCGCGGCAGGCACATCGGCGTCATCTTCCAGGAACCCATGACGGCCCTGAACCCCGTACACAGCATAGGGCGGCAAATCGGGGAATCCCTGATGCTCCACCGCGGCCTGAACGCCAGGGAAGCGCGCGACGCCGCCATCCAGCTCCTGCAGCGCGTCCGCATTCCCGCTCCGGAACAGCGCGTGGACGAATTCCCGCACCAGCTCTCCGGCGGCATGCGCCAGCGCGTCGTCATCGCCATTGCCCTAGCCTGCCATCCGGAACTCATCATTGCGGACGAACCCACCACGGCGCTGGACGTCACGGTGCAGGCGCAAATTCTTTCCCTGCTCAAGGACCTCCAGGCGGAAATGGGCTCCTCCTCCATCCTCATCACACATGATCTGGGCGTCATCGCCCAGAGCTGTGACTCCGTCGTGGTCATGTATGCCGGACGCGTGGTGGAAAAAGCCCCGGTCCGGGAACTCTTCTCCAATCCGCTCCATGCCTATACCAGGGGCCTGCTGGCCTCCATCCCGCAATTAAGCTCCGTGCGCAAGACCAAGCTGCCCACCATCCCCGGCCAGGTGGCCTCCATTGCGGACTTCGTGCCCGGCTGCCGCTTCTGCCAGCGGCAGGGCGTGCCTGCGGAGGAACTGACGGAACGCCCGCCCCTGGTGGAAGTGACCCCCGGGCACTTCGTGGAAGCCTGCCCCCGCTGCGCCAACCTTTAA
- a CDS encoding extracellular solute-binding protein, whose amino-acid sequence MLKLSAILRTILASVSVSLLLTASAGCKDSSQSQGVGWQPNVPFGTLPPGFDTFPERWNRQINDRLAREEAAKQKEIRELREKFFKEEDPKIREKLQSKLISDEAALSVIHRRQSEGDYIQFKTPADIPADLKWEDGLDNPEIGDPNAKKGGVLRQWAPGSYPDTFRPNGPNSNSGFRGPLYDEIIIGLVSIHPVTGKIIPGIARKWAESPDRRTVYFELDPDARYSDGAKVKAVDLLVNMYIRTSEHSRDVFYNNFYYQNASNITIYDDSRFSVTLPSPKPLLPYYCTLFIPSPPHFYCEFGPSYVERYQWRVPPTTGAYVVKPDGIIRGRQVILQRIPDWWGKDKKFTKYMYNVDQIVYNFIGEPSKAIELFRIGELDVLNITKPELWHERMEIPEVHNGYINRSTFYTIYPRPPTGIFLNTSKPPFNDLNVRLGFQHALNIQNIIDITFRGDYQRLNSYDSGFGKFTNPYIKARPYSPEQARAFFASAGYTIPCPDGILRKPDGTRLTAAITFPNSSPTLASTLGKLKEDARKCGLEIQLDPLDSTVAFRKIMEKRAQASFMAWGFTPPHPMNEQGFHSRYAYDERGSLITYTNNITAYADKEMDKLLDDETNAATEDELQKATWKVQQKIHDEALWVPCWTTEFIRLGYWRWVKWPNSATTQFCHPVVFDPMESYLYWVDNDVKKETLEAKREGRTFEEVDAVYDQYRFLDSIDSLDNKDGADKLPSVPAIPENGVTQEEPPTTEK is encoded by the coding sequence ATGCTCAAGCTTTCCGCCATTCTCCGCACGATCCTTGCCTCCGTCTCCGTGTCCCTTCTGCTGACAGCGAGCGCCGGCTGCAAGGATTCCTCCCAATCCCAGGGGGTGGGCTGGCAGCCGAACGTTCCTTTCGGAACCCTGCCGCCGGGTTTCGACACCTTCCCGGAACGGTGGAACAGGCAGATCAACGACAGGCTGGCCCGGGAAGAAGCGGCCAAGCAAAAGGAAATCCGGGAACTCCGGGAAAAATTCTTCAAGGAGGAAGACCCCAAAATCCGTGAAAAACTGCAGAGCAAACTCATCTCCGACGAAGCCGCGCTGTCCGTCATTCATCGGAGACAGAGCGAAGGGGACTACATCCAATTCAAGACTCCGGCGGACATCCCCGCAGACCTCAAATGGGAAGACGGGCTGGACAATCCGGAAATAGGCGACCCGAACGCCAAAAAAGGCGGCGTTCTGCGCCAGTGGGCCCCCGGCTCCTACCCGGACACGTTCCGCCCCAACGGCCCGAACAGCAACAGCGGATTCCGCGGCCCCCTGTATGATGAAATCATCATCGGCCTCGTCTCCATCCACCCGGTCACCGGAAAAATCATTCCCGGCATCGCCCGGAAATGGGCGGAATCCCCGGACAGGCGCACCGTCTATTTCGAACTGGACCCGGACGCCCGCTACTCGGACGGAGCCAAGGTCAAGGCGGTGGACCTGCTGGTGAACATGTACATCCGAACCTCGGAACACAGCCGTGACGTTTTTTACAACAACTTCTACTACCAGAACGCCTCCAACATCACCATTTACGACGACAGCCGCTTCTCCGTTACTCTTCCCTCCCCCAAACCCCTGCTGCCCTACTACTGCACCCTGTTCATCCCGTCCCCGCCGCATTTCTACTGCGAGTTCGGCCCCAGCTACGTGGAACGCTACCAGTGGCGCGTGCCTCCCACCACCGGGGCCTACGTGGTGAAGCCCGACGGCATCATCCGCGGGCGGCAGGTCATCCTCCAGCGCATACCGGACTGGTGGGGCAAGGATAAAAAGTTCACGAAGTACATGTATAACGTGGACCAGATCGTGTACAACTTCATCGGGGAACCGTCCAAGGCCATTGAACTCTTCCGCATCGGAGAGCTGGACGTGCTGAACATCACGAAGCCGGAGCTGTGGCACGAACGCATGGAAATACCGGAGGTCCATAACGGCTACATCAACCGCAGCACCTTCTACACCATCTACCCGCGGCCTCCCACGGGCATCTTCCTGAACACCTCCAAGCCGCCGTTCAACGACCTCAACGTTCGCCTGGGCTTCCAGCACGCGCTGAATATCCAGAACATCATTGACATCACGTTCCGTGGGGACTACCAGCGCCTCAACTCCTACGACTCCGGCTTCGGAAAATTCACCAACCCCTACATCAAGGCGCGCCCCTACTCTCCGGAACAGGCGCGGGCCTTCTTCGCCAGCGCGGGATATACCATTCCGTGCCCGGACGGTATTCTCCGCAAGCCGGACGGCACCCGTCTGACCGCCGCCATCACGTTCCCCAACTCCTCCCCCACCCTGGCCTCCACACTGGGCAAGCTGAAGGAGGACGCCCGCAAGTGCGGCCTGGAAATCCAGCTTGACCCGCTGGACTCCACCGTAGCCTTCCGCAAGATCATGGAAAAACGCGCCCAGGCCTCCTTCATGGCCTGGGGATTCACTCCGCCCCACCCCATGAACGAGCAGGGCTTCCATTCCCGCTACGCCTACGACGAACGCGGCAGCCTCATCACGTACACCAACAACATCACCGCGTATGCGGACAAGGAGATGGACAAGTTGCTGGACGACGAAACGAACGCCGCCACGGAAGACGAACTGCAGAAAGCCACCTGGAAAGTGCAGCAGAAAATTCATGACGAAGCCCTGTGGGTGCCCTGCTGGACCACGGAATTCATCCGCCTGGGCTATTGGCGATGGGTCAAATGGCCCAACAGCGCCACCACGCAATTCTGCCATCCGGTCGTCTTCGACCCCATGGAAAGCTACCTATACTGGGTGGACAACGACGTGAAGAAAGAAACGCTGGAAGCCAAGCGGGAGGGCAGAACCTTCGAGGAAGTGGACGCCGTGTACGACCAGTACCGCTTCCTTGACTCCATCGACAGCCTGGACAACAAGGACGGCGCGGACAAACTGCCTTCCGTCCCCGCCATCCCGGAAAACGGCGTCACTCAGGAAGAACCCCCTACCACGGAAAAATAA